Proteins encoded by one window of Branchiostoma floridae strain S238N-H82 chromosome 6, Bfl_VNyyK, whole genome shotgun sequence:
- the LOC118418161 gene encoding serine-rich adhesin for platelets-like: MIPCVTISIPDSSTKCFFISYSIPDASTKCVTISIPDFSTKCVTISNRIPDSSAKCVTISNRIPDSSPKCVTISNRIPDSSTKCFIIGDSIRDSSPKFFPISNSILDSSAKCVTISNRIPDSSTKCFTISNCISDSSTKCVTISNSIPDSSAKCVTITKSVPDSVAKCVTISNSIRDSSTNANCVTISNSILDFSTKCVTFSNRIPDSSAKCVTISNSILDSNTKCVTISNSIPDSNLKCVTISNSITDSSAKCVTIVDSITDSSTKCVTISNSIVDSSAKCVTNSNRIPDSSRPKCVTIINRIPDSSPKCVPISNSIPDSSTKCVTISNSILDSSTKCVTISNSILDSSTKCVTISNSILDSSTKCVTISNSIRNSSTKCVTIGDSIRDSSAKCVTIGNSIVDSSTKCVTISNSIVDSSTKCVTISNSIVDSSTKCVTFSNSFLHSITNSSSECYHDYVADVISNTKFVSAAKPVYGEHCDC; the protein is encoded by the exons ATGATTCCG TGTGTCACCATCAGCATCCCTGACTCCAGTACCAAGTGTTTCTTTATCAGCTACAGCATCCCTGACGCCAGTACCAAGTGTGTCACCATCAGCATCCCTGACTTCAGTACCAAGTGTGTCACCATCAGTAACCGCATCCCTGACTCCAGCGCCAAGTGTGTCACCATCAGTAACCGCATCCCTGACTCCAGTCCCAAGTGTGTCACCATCAGTAACCGCATCCCTGACTCCAGTACCAAGTGTTTCATCATCGGTGACAGCATCCGTGACTCCAGTCCCAAGTTTTTCCCCATCAGTAACAGCATCCTTGACTCCAGCGCCAAGTGTGTCACCATCAGTAACCGCATCCCTGACTCCAGTACCAAGTGTTTCACCATCAGTAACTGCATTTCTGACTCCAGTACCAAGTGTGTCACCATCAGTAACAGCATCCCTGACTCCAGCGCCAAGTGTGTCACCATCACCAAGTCTGTCCCTGACTCTGTCGCCAAGTGTGTCACCATCAGTAACAGCATCCGTGACTCAAGCACCAA CGCCAACTGTGTCACCATCAGTAACAGCATCCTTGACTTCAGTACCAAGTGTGTCACCTTCAGTAACCGCATCCCTGACTCCAGCGCCAAGTGTGTCACCATCAGCAACAGCATCCTTGACTCCAATACCAAGTGTGTCACCATTAGTAACAGCATCCCTGACTCCAATCTCAAGTGTGTCACCATCAGTAACAGCATCACTGACTCCAGCGCCAAGTGTGTCACCATCGTTGACAGCATCACTGACTCCAGCACCAAGTGTGTCACCATCAGTAACAGCATCGTTGACTCCAGCGCCAAGTGTGTCACCAACAGTAACCGCATCCCTGACTCCAGTCGTCCCAAGTGTGTCACCATCATTAACCGCATCCCTGACTCCAGTCCAAAGTGTGTCCCCATCAGTAACAGCATCCCTGACTCCAGTACCAAGTGTGTCACCATCAGTAACAGCATCCTTGACTCCAGTACCAAGTGTGTCACCATCAGTAACAGCATCCTTGACTCCAGTACCAAGTGTGTCACCATCAGTAACAGCATCCTTGACTCCAGTACCAAGTGTGTCACCATCAGTAACAGCATCCGTAACTCCAGCACCAAGTGTGTCACCATCGGTGACAGCATCCGTGACTCCAGCGCCAAGTGTGTCACCATCGGTAACAGCATCGTTGACTCCAGTACCAAGTGTGTCACCATCAGTAACAGCATCGTTGACTCCAGCACCAAGTGTGTCACCATCAGTAACAGCATCGTTGACTCCAGCACCAAGTGTGTCACCTTCAGTAACAGCTTCCTTCACTCCATCACGAACTCCAGCAGTGAGTGTTATCATGACTACGTCGCTGACGTCATCTCCAACACCAAGTTCGTCAGTGCAGCCAAGCCCGTCTATG GTGAGCACTGCGACTGTTAG
- the LOC118418163 gene encoding calcium-binding acidic-repeat protein-like: MDRLGDVAKDALTVGDTVGDGATDGLTEGDIDGDDTDGDGATDGLTVGDTVGATDGLTEGDTDGDVATVGLTVGDTDGATDGLTVDDTDELTVGDTDGATVGLTVDGLTVGDGVTDGLTVGDTVGATEGLAVGDTVGDGATDGLTVGDTDRATDGLTVGDTVGDGATDGLTVGDTVEATDGLTVGDTDGATEGLAVSDTDGDGATDGLTVGDTDGATDGLTADGVTVGDTVGAKDGLTVGDTDADGLTVDDTDADGATVGLTEGDTDGATDGLTVGDTVKDGAKDGLTVDGTVGDTDGATNGLTVGDTDGARDGLTVGDTDGDGPTVGLTVGDGATDGLTVGDTVGATEGLAVSDTDGDGATDGLTVGDTDGATDVLTVSEGATDGLNAGDTDGATVGLTVGDTVGDTDGLTVGDTVGATDGLTVGDGATDGLTVGDTDGATVGLTVGDTDRATDGLSVGDGATDGLTGGETVGDGATDGLTVGDTV, encoded by the exons ATGGACAGACTTGGTGACGTAGCTAAAGATGCACTGACTGTCGGTGATACTGTTGGAgatggagctacagatggactgacCGAAGGTGACATTGATGGAGATGATACTGATGGAGATGGAGCTACAGATGGGCTGACTGTTGGTGACACTGTtggagctacagatggactgactgAAGGTGACACTGATGGAGATGTAGCTACAGTTGGACTGACTGTAGGTGACACTgatggagctacagatggactgactgtaGATGACACAGATGAACTGACTGTTGGTGACACTGATGGAGCTACAGTTGGACTGACTGTCG atggactgactgtcGGTGATGGAGttacagatggactgactgttGGTGACACTGTTGGAGCCACAGAAGGACTGGCCGTCGGCGACACTGTTGGAgatggagctacagatggactgactgtcGGTGACACTGATAgagctacagatggactgactgtaGGCGACACTGTTGGAgatggagctacagatggactgactgttGGTGACACTGTTGAagctacagatggactgactgtcGGTGACACTGATGGAGCTACAGAAGGACTGGCCGTCAGCGACACTGATGGAgatggagctacagatggactgactgttGGTGACACTGATGGAGCTACTGATGGACTGACTGCAG ATGGAGTGACTGTCGGTGACACTGTTGGAGCTAAAGATGGACTGACTGTCGGTGACACTGATGCAGATGGACTGACTGTCGATGACACTGATGCAGATGGAGCTACAGTTGGACTGACTGAAGGTGACACTgatggagctacagatggactgactgtcGGTGACACTGTTAAAGATGGAGCTAAAGATGGACTGACTGTTGATGGCACTGTTGGTGACACTGATGGAGCTACCAATGGACTGACTGTAGGTGACACTGATGGAGCTAGAGATGGACTGACTGTTGGTGACACTGATGGAGATGGACCTACAGTTGGACTTACTGTTGGAgatggagctacagatggactgactgtcGGTGACACTGTTGGAGCTACAGAAGGACTGGCCGTCAGCGACACTGATGGAgatggagctacagatggactgactgtcGGTGACACTGATGGAGCTACAGATGTACTGACTGTCAGTGAAggagctacagatggactgaATGCAGGTGACACTGATGGAGCTACAGTTGGACTGACTGTTGGTGACACTGTTGGAGAtacagatggactgactgtcGGTGACACTGTtggagctacagatggactTACTGTCGGAgatggagctacagatggactgactgtaGGTGACACTGATGGAGCTACAGTTGGACTGACTGTCGGTGACACTGATAGAGCTACAGATGGACTATCTGTCGGAgatggagctacagatggactgactgGCGGTGAAACTGTTGGAGATGGAGCTACTGATGGACTGACTGTCGGTGACACTGTTTGA
- the LOC118417678 gene encoding fap1 adhesin-like, with the protein METSPSVGRWLLLALVMGSTCKLIVQGQTASTSLEIPQASATSTPTPSQRPSNVSPTVSQTVAPSPSPSVFTVPTVSPTVGQSRTLSPTVSQTVAQSPSQSASTVPTASPTVAPTVSPTVSPSVAPSVSPTVSPSVPPSPTASPTVSPTVAPTLSPTVSPTVALSPSMSPTISPSVAPSPIVSPTVSPTVAPTVSPTVSQSNSSSNSVTNSQFICASISNCVTDSQSNCSSNIVTDSQSNCSPISISVTYSQSICSPFSISATNSQSNCSPISISVTYSQSICSRISISVTNSQSNCSPISISVTYSQSIGRSISISVTYSQSNCSPISISVTYSQSIGRSISISVTNSQSICSSISISVTNSQSNCSPISISVNYSQSIGRSISISVTNSQSISSSISVTYSQSIGSSISVTNSQSIGSSISISIISINVTFGQSICSSIPNSVTNSQSICSSISDSRSICSSITDNQSNCSSISVTDSQSICSSISVTNSQSICSSISNRFTNSQSICSSNSFTNSQSICSSTSVTDSQSNCSSTSVTYSQSIFSSISVTDSQSICSFTSVTDSQSNCSSTGVTDSQSIRSPISISVTNSQSICSSISNSFTDSHSNCSSNSFTDSQSICSSISNSVTDC; encoded by the exons ATGGAAACTTCTCCGTCGGTTGGGCGCTGGCTTCTCCTTGCACTGGTCATGGGATCAACATGTAAGCTGATTGTTCAAG GACAAACAGCTTCAACGTCTTTAGAAATACCTCAAGCATCTGCAACTTCAACTCCTACTCCTTCTCAGCGACCCTCAAATGTGTCACCGACAGTCAGTCAAACTGTAGCTCCATCTCCCAGTCCATCTGTGTTCACAGTGCCGACAGTCAGTCCAACTGTAGGTCAAAGTCGGACTTTGTCACCGACAGTCAGTCAAACTGTAGCTCAATCTCCAAGTCAATCTGCGTCCACAGTGCCGACAGCCAGTCCAACAGTAGCTCCAACAGTGTCACCGACTgtcagtccatctgtagctccatcagtgtcaccaacagtcagtccatctgtGCCTCCATCTCCAACTGCGTCACCGACAGTCAGTCCAACTGTAGCTCCAACATTGTCACCGACAGTTAGTCCAACTGTAGCTCTATCTCCATCAATGTCACCTACGAtcagtccatctgtagctccatcTCCAATAGTGTCACCGACAGTCAGTCCAACAGTAGCTCCAACAGTGTCACCAACAGTCAGTCAGTCCAACAGTAGCTCCAACAGTGTCACCAACAGTCAGTTCATCTGTGCCTCCATCTCCAACTGCGTCACCGACAGTCAGTCCAACTGTAGCTCCAACATTGTCACCGACAGTCAGTCCAACTGTAGCCCCATCTCCATCAGTGTCACCtacagtcagtccatctgtagcCCCTTCTCCATCAGTGCCACCAACAGTCAGTCCAACTGTAGCCCCATCTCCATCAGTGTCACCtacagtcagtccatctgtagcCGCATCTCCATCAGTGTCACCAACAGTCAGTCCAACTGTAGCCCCATCTCCATCAGTGTCACCTACAGTCAGTCCATCGGTAGGTCCATCTCCATCAGTGTCACCTACAGTCAGTCCAACTGTAGCCCCATCTCCATCAGTGTCACCTACAGTCAGTCCATCGGTAGGTCCATCTCCATCAGTGTCACCaacagtcagtccatctgtagctccatcTCCATCAGTGTCACCAACAGTCAGTCCAACTGTAGCCCCATCTCCATCAGTGTCAACTACAGTCAGTCCATCGGTAGGTCCATCTCCATCAGTGTCACCAACAGTCAGTCCATCTCTAGCTCCATCAGTGTCACCTACAGTCAGTCCATCGGTAGCTCCATCAGTGTCACCAACAGTCAGTCCATCGGTAGCTCCATCTCCATCAGTATCATCTCCATCAATGTCACCTTCGgtcagtccatctgtagctccatcCCCAACAGTGTCACCaacagtcagtccatctgtagctccatcTCCGACAGTCGGTCTATCTGTAGCTCCATCACTGACAATCAGTCCAACTGTAGCTCCATCAGCGTCACCgacagtcagtccatctgtagctccatcagtgtcaccaacagtcagtccatctgtagctccatcTCCAACAGATTCACCaacagtcagtccatctgtagctccaACAGTTTCACCaacagtcagtccatctgtagctccaCCAGCGTCACCGACAGTCAGTCCAACTGTAGCTCCACCAGTGTCACCTACAGTCAGTCCATCTTTAGCTCCATCAGTGTCACCgacagtcagtccatctgtagctTCACCAGCGTCACCGACAGTCAGTCCAACTGTAGCTCTACCGGTGTCACCGACAGTCAGTCCATCCGTAGCCCCATCTCCATCAGTGTCACCaacagtcagtccatctgtagctccatcTCCAACAGTTTTACCGACAGTCATTCCAACTGTAGCTCCAACAGTTTCACCgacagtcagtccatctgtagctccatcTCCAACAGTGTTACCGACTGTTAG